The DNA region TACCAAGACTTTGGCTTTGCCACGAGTAGCATCAATCTCATTGATCTTGCCTTCGAAGCCTTTAAATGGTCCATCGCCAATTTTGACAGCCATCCCTACCTGAAGATCAATGGTTACTTCTGGTTCAGCAGTGGTTGCCTCAGCACGTTTTAAGAGTGCATCGACTTCAGCTTGTGAAAGTGGTGACGGGGTATTACCCATACCAATAAAGCCAGTGACATTAGGTGTATTACGCACAACGTACCAAGAATCATCGGTGACGTTCATTTCTACGAGTACGTAACCCGGAAAAACTTTTTCTTCGACAACGCGACGTTTGCCGTTTTTAATTTTTACCTTTTTTTCTTTTGGAACAATGATATTAAAGATGAAGTCTTTCATGCCAAGCGCTTCGATGCGCTGCATGAGGCTTTCGGCGACATTCTCTTCA from Candidatus Nomurabacteria bacterium includes:
- the nusG gene encoding transcription termination/antitermination factor NusG, with the translated sequence MAKQTASYGRRWYAVHTYSGYEENVAESLMQRIEALGMKDFIFNIIVPKEKKVKIKNGKRRVVEEKVFPGYVLVEMNVTDDSWYVVRNTPNVTGFIGMGNTPSPLSQAEVDALLKRAEATTAEPEVTIDLQVGMAVKIGDGPFKGFEGKINEIDATRGKAKVLVSMFGRETPLELDFSQMKKI